A window of the Anoplopoma fimbria isolate UVic2021 breed Golden Eagle Sablefish chromosome 17, Afim_UVic_2022, whole genome shotgun sequence genome harbors these coding sequences:
- the hrh1 gene encoding histamine H1 receptor, with translation MMESGLSPSSDPFLLNTNNFINVSNKSWSGLLDADPLRSNHTLTLNDRFHNALLGVCLGLLSLLTIMMNLLVLYAVKREKSLHTVGNLYIVSLSVADLIVGTTVMPLNLVYLLEDEWKLGRAVCQFWLIMDYVASTASIFSLFILCLDRYRSVRQPLKYLKYRTRGKASVMITGAWLLSMMWIIPILGWRSFTNVELKPEEENKCDTDFRFVTWFKVITAVFNFYVPSILMLWFYTHIYLAVRQHLRDRERIIHPTDSFGENGNGQNAQSAVKNDSKSPKREFEVPIKLSKKQRLLDQNTLDQPYSLEDPDKSTTASSRSHRKIGVKGQQTSLLAMTTKRLRMTKKVKSCSLSPEKQPDTEIPLSQSSMLQDVICSEANNENKLQASLNECHVTVPKSVSGVCDISQVSDVQRYTSVLCNNYDPGQAQSWTEEGVEDANLNPANAVTLRQTWQRFIGQSRQRIQSLRIHKEHKAAKQLGFIIAAFLLCWIPYFITFMVMAFCRECVHHDLHMFTIWLGYINSTLNPFIYPLCNGNFKRVFKNILNIHS, from the coding sequence ATGATGGAATCTGGTCTGTCACCTTCCTCAGACCCTTTTCTCCTCAACACCAACAACTTTATCAACGTCAGCAACAAAAGCTGGAGTGGCCTCCTCGATGCTGACCCACTGAGGAGCAACCACACGCTGACTCTCAACGACCGCTTCCACAACGCCCTGCTGGGCGTCTGCCTGGGACTACTTTCTCTACTCACAATCATGATGAACCTGCTCGTCCTCTACGCcgtgaagagagagaagagcctCCACACCGTCGGGAACCTCTACATCGTCAGCCTGTCTGTGGCAGATCTGATCGTGGGGACCACAGTTATGCCTCTAAACCTGGTGTATTTGTTGGAGGACGAATGGAAGCTGGGACGGGCTGTCTGCCAATTTTGGCTTATCATGGACTACGTGGCGAGCACAGCCTCGATATTCAGCTTGTTTATCCTGTGTTTGGATCGTTACCGCTCTGTCAGACAGCCGCTTAAGTACCTCAAGTATCGAACACGGGGAAAGGCCAGTGTGATGATAACTGGAGCCTGGCTGCTCTCAATGATGTGGATTATTCCAATTTTAGGATGGAGGTCTTTCACTAATGTAGAGCTTAAACCTGAGGAAGAAAACAAGTGTGACACTGATTTCCGCTTCGTCACGTGGTTTAAGGTTATCACTGCCGTCTTCAACTTCTATGTGCCCTCGATTTTGATGCTGTGGTTTTACACGCACATCTACTTGGCAGTAAGGCAACATctcagggacagagagagaattaTTCATCCCACAGACTCATTTGGGGAAAATGGGAATGGACAAAATGCCCAATCGGCAGTGAAAAATGACTCCAAATCACCCAAGAGGGAATTTGAAGTTCCAATAAAACTGTCTAAAAAACAACGTTTGTTGGACCAGAACACTTTAGACCAGCCATATTCTCTCGAGGATCCCGATAAATCTACAACTGCTTCATCCAGATCTCACAGGAAAATTGGTGTCAAGGGCCAGCAGACGTCATTGCTTGCCATGACAACAAAGCGACTCAGAATGacaaaaaaggtgaaaagtTGCTCGTTGTCTCCTGAGAAGCAGCCAGACACTGAGATTCCCCTCAGTCAATCTTCGATGCTACAGGATGTAATTTGCTCGGAGGCGAACAATGAGAACAAACTTCAAGCGTCTTTAAATGAATGTCACGTCACAGTGCCAAAGTCAGTGAGTGGTGTCTGTGATATCAGTCAGGTTTCAGACGTGCAGAGATACACTTCTGTGCTCTGCAACAACTACGACCCCGGTCAGGCTCAGTCCTGGACTGAGGAAGGGGTCGAAGATGCTAACTTGAACCCAGCTAATGCAGTGACTCTGAGACAGACGTGGCAAAGATTTATCGGCCAATCACGTCAGCGTATCCAAAGCCTGAGGATCCATAAAGAGCACAAGGCAGCCAAGCAGCTGGGCTTTATAATCGCTGCTTTCTTGTTGTGTTGGATACCATACTTCATAACTTTCATGGTCATGGCGTTCTGCAGAGAATGCGTGCACCATGACCTTCACATGTTCACAATATGGTTAGGTTACATCAACTCCACTCTCAACCCTTTCATTTACCCGCTCTGCAACGGGAACTTCAAACGAGTCTTCAAAAATATACTTAACATTCATTCGTGA